In Pyricularia oryzae 70-15 chromosome 2, whole genome shotgun sequence, one genomic interval encodes:
- a CDS encoding AN1-type zinc finger protein 1, which produces MAASSSSNNPPTSDETSYVKMVQNNREGSVGNVELIGKHCEAEYCNQLDFLPFLCQSCGHYYCGDHRTETAHKCVKAGAWAERKRKAALSRPTAGEGRMINDSVTKKPCASPECKTTIGTGLVPGVHCSTCNRDYCLKHRMQEEHNCKNLVPIGARPAAQHHVENAADKARSALSRLRAWGTKKKEEAGRALPKPKPSSAAQRMIAVNNLKKTAKGDDKVPPEKRVYLYVEAEAETTVAKLSKGQFFYSQDWVIGRVLDAAAKSLQIQNVNNQSESERDKLRVFHVEGGRLLEFNEKVGSALVSGNTIVLLRGVGPPQELIEM; this is translated from the coding sequence ATGGCAGCCTCTTCCTCATCCAACAACCCTCCGACAAGCGACGAGACCTCATATGTAAAGATGGTGCAGAACAACCGAGAGGGCTCGGTGGGCAACGTAGAACTCATCGGCAAACACTGCGAGGCCGAATACTGCAACCAGCTCGATTTCCTCCCGTTCCTCTGCCAATCATGCGGCCACTACTACTGCGGTGACCACCGCACCGAGACGGCCCACAAGTGCGTCAAGGCCGGCGCCTGGGCCGAGAGGAAACGAAAGGCCGCACTGTCGCGGCCCACTGCTGGCGAGGGCAGGATGATCAACGACAGCGTCACCAAGAAGCCCTGCGCCTCGCCGGAGTGCAAAACCACCATCGGCACGGGCCTGGTCCCCGGGGTGCACTGCTCGACCTGCAACCGCGACTACTGCCTCAAGCACCGTATGCAGGAGGAGCACAACTGCAAGAACCTCGTACCCATCGGCGCACGCCCCGCGGCTCAGCACCACGTAGAGAACGCGGCCGACAAGGCGCGCTCGGCGCTGAGTCGGCTGAGGGCTTGGGgaaccaagaagaaggaggaggccgGGCGGGCTCTGCCAAAGCCCAAACCGTCCAGCGCGGCGCAGCGGATGATTGCGGTGAATAACCTCAAGAAGACAGCCAAAGGCGACGACAAGGTGCCTCCGGAGAAGCGGGTGTACCTGTacgtcgaggccgaggccgaaacTACAGTTGCGAAGCTGTCCAAGGGTCAGTTTTTCTACAGCCAGGACTGGGTTATAGGCCGGGTTCTCGATGCCGCCGCAAAGAGTCTGCAAATACAAAACGTCAACAACCAGTCCGAGTCGGAGCGTGACAAGCTGCGCGTATTCCACGTTGAAGGCGGTAGGCTACTGGAGTTTAATGAAAAGGTTGGATCGGCGCTAGTCAGCGGGAATACGATTGTTCTTCTTCGGGGTGTTGGGCCGCCTCAAGAACTTATAGAAATGTGA
- a CDS encoding chorismate mutase — translation MESLIDLSDANSALDLKQIRFQLIRLEDSITFHLIERVQFPLNKNIYVSGAVKIPNSTLSFMDWCLWEQERVQSLIRRYESPDEYPFFPEALQSPILPSLNYPRILNPNDVNVNTKIKEFYTEHFLPAACPKPEHGDRGAGQENYGSSATADIACLQALSRRIHFGKFVAESKFRSEEKKYTEMIKAGDRQGIGKAITNEAVEKQVLDRLRLKVQTYGRDPITMSEHDIPSKINVEAVVSMYRDYVIPLTKEVEVEYLMQRLQPAA, via the exons ATGGAATCTTTGATAGACCTGTCAGATGCCAATTCGGCTCTGGATCTTAAACAAATTCGTTTCCAATTAAT TCGACTTGAGGACAGCATCACGTTCCACCTGATTGAACGTGTGCAATTTCCCCTCAACAAAAACATCTACGTCTCTGGTGCTGTCAAAATTCCAAACAGCACGTTGAGTTTTATGGATTGGTGCTTGTGGGAACAGGAAAGGGTCCAGTCTCTAATTCGCCGCTACGAGTCTCCGGATGAATACCCCTTTTTCCCCGAAGCACTGCAGTCTCCCATTTTGCCCTCTTTGAACTACCCCAGGATATTAAATCCCAATGATGTCAATGTCAACACCAAGATCAAGGAGTTCTACACCGAGCATTTCCTACCTGCTGCCTGCCCTAAGCCCGAGCATGGGGATAGAGGTGCCGGCCAGGAGAACTATGGATCATCCGCCACGGCGGACATTGCTTGCCTTCAAGCCCTCTCGCGCCGCATTCACTTTGGCAAGTTTGTGGCCGAGTCAAAGTTCCGAAGCGAAGAGAAGAAGTACACCGAGATGATCAAGGCCGGCGACCGACAGGGCATCGGCAAAGCTATTACCAATGAGGCGGTTGAAAAGCAAGTTCTGGACAGGCTGAGGCTCAAGGTCCAGACCTACGGCAGGGATCCTATCACCATGTCAGAGCATGACATACCGTCTAAGATTAACGTGGAAGCTGTTGTTTCCATGTACCGGGATTACGTCATTCCCTTGACCAAAGAGGTCGAGGTCGAGTATCTGATGCAAAGGCTGCAGCCGGCAGCCTGA
- a CDS encoding mitochondrial division protein 1, giving the protein MASPEDENPFQDDPGQEDEDGSILSPRGLEAFSRKVTTTASHLMGPVVDPSSSGHYQSAMTEVQKHLRRPNLQRSMFSMARTTPSDLVRSKLSTREIQHRALAHVPDDMLANIPEDDNNSYSLFQGFQASFPELTDEGKKHRRRVSRGRKLLDEGPTTPENGTTGLQKLRKERASMSHELEMLGIRKNMASSEIREIDIKIANLHGMRRIILERLAALEQEETLLEHDLMEVEARVEDAQMLADEAESTAQQSSPRDTDDADAEDNDGFMSQSIYEKIPSAASTPSKSRKPRIVRRKSMAVLHEHFEPGTSIRELRAHQDCITAMDFDAPFGTLVSAAMDDSVKVWDLNAGRCIGSLEGHTASVRALQVEDNILATGSRDATVRLWDLSKAHYDPHGSHYNGGDDDDDAMAFENPDDQPVDPPAGSMADCPLFTLSSHMDEVTALHFKGDTLVSGSSDKTIRQWDLVKGRCVQTLDVMWAAAQASVSLGTGDGAWRQTARSQAEDADFVGAVQVFDAALACGTADGMVRLWDLRSGQVHRNLVGHTGPVTALQFDNMHLVTGSHDRSIRIWDLRTGSIFDAFAYDHPVTSMMFDARRIVSAAGEDVVKVYDKVESRQWDCGAGIKAAEEMKNPPAIVERVRIRDGYMVEGRRDGIVGIWTC; this is encoded by the exons ATGGCGTCTCCCGAGGATGAAAATCCATTCCAAGATGACCCCGGGCAGGAGGATGAAGACGGTTCCATCCTCTCG CCCCGGGGGCTTGAGGCCTTTAGCCGCAAggtgacgacgacggcgagccACCTGATGGGCCCGGTGGTAGACCCTTCGTCCAGCGGCCACTACCAGAGCGCAATGACAGAGGTCCAGAAGCACCTGCGCCGCCCGAACCTTCAGCGAAGCATGTTTTCGATGGCCCGGACGACTCCTTCGGACTTGGTGCGGTCCAAACTGTCCACCCGCGAGATCCAGCATCGCGCCCTCGCACACGTTCCAGATGACATGCTTGCAAACATACCCGAGGACGACAACAACAGCTACTCGCTCTTTCAAGGCTTCCAGGCCAGCTTTCCCGAGTTAACGGATGAGGGCAAGAAACACCGGCGCCGTGTGTCCCGCGGACGCAAGCTACTGGACGAGGGGCCCACGACGCCCGAGAATGGCACAACAGGTCTTCAGAAGTTGCGCAAGGAGAGGGCATCCATGTCGCACGAGCTGGAAATGCTCGGCATACGAAAGAACATGGCTAGCAGTGAGATTCGCGAGATAGACATCAAAATTGCCAACTTACACGGCATGCGGAGAATCATACTGGAACGCTTGGCGGCTCTCGAGCAGGAAGAGACGCTGTTGGAGCATGACC TAATGGAGGTTGAGGCTCGAGTTGAGGATGCCCAGATGCTTGCCGACGAGGCAGAGTCAACAGCTCAGCAAAGCTCTCCCAGAGATACTGATGACGCTGACGCTGAAGACAACGACGGCTTCATGTCGCAGTCGATATACGAAAAAATACCATCCGCAGCAAGCACTCCGTCAAAATCGAGGAAACCAAGGATCGTGCGCCGCAAATCGATGGCCGTTTTACATGAGCATTTCGAGCCTGGAACTTCTATCCGAGAGCTCCGGGCCCATCAGGACTGCATTACAGCGATGGATTTTGATGCGCCCTTTGGCACTTTGGTATCGGCAGCGATGGATGACTCGGTAAAAGTTTGGGATCTGAACGCCGGGCGCTGCATTGGCTCGCTCGAAGGGCACACTGCCTCGGTGAGAGCCCTGCAGGTCGAAGACAACATCCTGGCGACAGGATCGCGCGATGCGACAGTGCGGCTCTGGGATCTTAGCAAGGCACACTACGATCCCCACGGCAGTCACTAcaacggcggcgacgacgacgacgatgcaaTGGCTTTTGAGAACCCTGACGACCAACCCGTTGATCCCCCTGCCGGTAGCATGGCCGACTGCCCATTGTTTACGCTGTCTTCGCACATGGATGAGGTTACTGCACTGCACTTCAAAGGCGATACTTTGGTATCAGGTTCTTCGGATAAGACGATACGGCAGTGGGATCTGGTCAAGGGCCGGTGTGTGCAGACGCTGGATGTGATGTGGGCCGCGGCGCAAGCCTCGGTCAGCCTCGGCACCGGCGACGGAGCTTGGAGACAAACGGCAAGGTCTCAGGCGGAGGATGCAGACTTTGTCGGCGCCGTACAGGTTTTTGACGCGGCTCTGGCATGCGGAACCGCCGACGGTATGGTCAGGCTCTGGGATTTGCGCAGTGGACAGGTACACCGGAACCTTGTCGGACACACCGGTCCAGTGACGGCCCTTCAGTTCGACAACATGCACTTGGTAACGGGATCGCACGACAGAAGCATCAGG ATATGGGACCTGCGGACGGGATCGATATTCGACGCCTTCGCTTACGACCACCCCGTCACCAGCATGATGTTTGATGCGCGCAGGATTGTGAGCGCAGCAGGCGAGGATGTCGTCAAGGTATACGACAAGGTCGAGAGTCGGCAGTGGGACTGCGGCGCGGGGATAAAGGCAGCCGAAGAAATGAAGAACCCGCCTGCCATTGTCGAACGTGTAAGGATAAGAGACGGCTACATGGTCGAGGGTCGTCGCGACGGCATTGTGGGCATTTGGACTTGCTGA
- a CDS encoding isocitrate dehydrogenase subunit 2 yields MLALRRVAAAAPVARQFSAAPRAAATFAFSNQRYYSSQGERVAKFTGKKDASGRYPVSLIEGDGIGPEISEAVKQIFEAAKAPVSWEPVDVTPILKDGRTAIPDAAIESIERNKVALKGPLATPIGKGHVSLNLTLRRTFNLFANLRPCRSVAGFKTPYDNVDTVLIRENTEGEYSGIEHVVVDGVVQSIKLITREASERVLRFAFQHAQEIGRKKVRVVHKATIMKMSDGLFLSVGQQVAKDFPGIEFDAELLDNTCLKMVTDPLPYNDKVLVMPNLYGDILSDMCAGLIGGLGLTPSGNIGDECSIFEAVHGSAPDIAGKGLANPTALLLSSMMMLRHMGLGEYADRIEKATFDTLAEGKALTGDLGGKAKTHEFAGAIISKL; encoded by the exons ATGTTGGCCCTACGAAGAGTCGCCGCCGCGGCGCCTGTGGCCCGCCAATTCTCTGCTGCCCCGAGGGCCGCAGCCACATTTGCTTTCTCT AATCAGAGGTACTACTCGTCGCAAGGCGAGCGcgttgccaagttcaccggcaaGAAGGATGCCTCC GGTCGCTACCCCGTCAGCTTGATCGAGGGTGACGGTATTGGCCCCGAGATTTCGGAAGCTGTCAAGCAAATTTTCGAGGCCGCGAAG GCCCCAGTCTCGTGGGAGCCTGTTGACGTGACCCCCATTCTTAAGGACGGCAGGACCGCCATCCCCGATGCTGCCATCGAGAGCATCGAGAGGAACAAGGTTGCCCTCAAGGGCCCCCTGGCT ACCCCTATCGGCAAGGGCCACGTTTCCCTGAACCTGACTCTCCGCCGTACCTTCAACCTTTTTGCCAACCTCCGGCCATGCCGCTCCGTCGCGGGCTTCAAGACCCCGTACGACAACGTCGACACGGTCCTGATCCGTGAAAACACCGAGGGAGAGTACTCTGGAATTGAGCACGTTGTCGTCGATGGTGTTGTTCAGAGCATCAAGCTCATCACTCGCGAGGCCAGCGAGCGTGTCCTGCGTTTCGCTTTCCAGCATGCCCAGGAGATCGGCCGCAAGAAGGTCCGCGTCGTCCACAAGGCCACTATCATGAAGATGAGCGACGGTCTGTTCCTTAGCGTGGGCCAGCAGGTCGCCAAGGACTTCCCTGGCATCGAGTTCGACGCTGAGCTGCTTGACAACACCTGCCTGAAGATGGTTACCGACCCCCTCCCTTATAACGACAAGGTCCTCGTCATGCCCAACCTGTACGGTGACATTTTGTCCGACATGTGCGCTGGCCTGATTGGTGGTCTCGGCCTGACGCCCTCGGGCAACATTGGTGACGAGTGCTCCATCTTCGAGGCCGTCCACGGTTCCGCTCCGGATATCGCCGGCAAGGGCCTTGCCAACCCCACCGCCCTTCTCCTGAGCTCCATGATGATGTTGAGGCACATGGGTCTCGGCGAGTACGCCGACCGCATTGAGAAGGCCACCTTCGACACGCTTGCCGAGGGCAAGGCTCTGACTGGCGACCTTGGGGGCAAGGCCAAGACTCACGAGTTTGCTGGCGCCATCATTTCCAAGTTGTAA